The following nucleotide sequence is from Sphaeramia orbicularis chromosome 24, fSphaOr1.1, whole genome shotgun sequence.
tacaataaataattctgatcctagtttttgcacagggatcatttgtggaaacagtgacatggctgccgagcatcagtatgatgggatctggaacaaccatgtcacatccgtccactgccacattttgtgtttttgtgtcagctgttattgttttagatccacaatactaacatttatgaataagaggagaattatcaatagtaagtatataagtttattactaataaagtactggtactgaccagatcattatgggtaatgtcacgtccgtccaccagcaaaagttttcacatacatgtgctattcaaaatccaatatttctgaaagtatagcttccactgtcaaataatatcagtagtctgtgcacaaatgtattagcattatttcaacacagttctatgcatttcttacaacttttttattttttatttttttggacaaaattggccactcatttgaccccctaagtaaattttagccaacatcagatatacaaaaatggatTTTGAGAAATATTCAAATCACTATtgcttatattgtctgtcaattattattttatgttatttactttaacagctgtttaaaaaattcagatgtggtctggggggggggggttctggagattcatgtcagaaaatgtatgtaatgtgtaaaaactttaataaagatgtgtttaaaaaaaaaaacagaagcccCAACCCCAAGGTGGGTACTTAGAGTGGACAGAGTATTAAAACAATTACACGATGCTAATTTTAACACATAGAGCTCATAAAGTACACATGGACACAAAACATGTTGAAACATTTTCCACCGAGCTGGTCTGAGGCTGCTTCATAAGGATGACTCTTCACTAAGTGCCAGGTTGAATTATGGAGGCAATAGTGGGAGAACACTTTAATTGATGTATGAATATGCAGTTGTGCTTGAATCGCAGGCCTGAAATCAATCAAGTAGACATTCAGGGCTTTGCAGAGCCTTTCCACCTGCACCCTCCCCTTCTGTGGTCGTTTGTGAGGTTAGGATCCATTTCTCCTTCGCTGCAGTTGTGAAACCCAGGGGTTCTGCTCCTGTGGTTCATGTAGTTTACTTCCACTCGGCGCCAACTGCATGACACAGCCAGCGTCTTTACCTCCTCTAACTGCTAATGCGCTATGGTGTAAACAAACCTGATCCACTCATGCTTTTAATTTGCAGTAGCATAGCAGATAAATTAACTGCAAATGGTATAATTCTGTACCAGTATGTTAAGGTTGTCTAAGAGGAAGGAAATGATTAGCATCGCACATGTGTTTTGGAATAAATTcatgagatcttttttttttttttaattttagactagttttaaatatatattctaGCAGCTGCTTTACAACAAGTTCTTGAGCTGTTCAGAAAATTCATACTTGTGTCGTTAAATAGGAATATGCAGAAGGCCTCGTATTAATCCAGCAGAATTATTTGCATTCGTTTTTTTGTAGAGGAGGAAATGtgaagctgtttttgttgttattgcacATGTATTTGTGAGCATTTGTGTATACATGTCCGTTAGTGCGTTTGCTTTGTCCTAGTGCGGTgtgtttttaaccttggggtcgcctggaatttctagtaattgataaaagaataaaaaatttactaataaaaaatatacggtgacttgagagaaacaatcccaatacatgaCATTAAAGACAGGAcaaattgtgaagctgaaactgaagcactgtggtagtgtttatctgtcaaatgttcattgtggtcagtttcagatgctgcagctctttcataactcatagtttgagttcttgtttgttcagtattaattctcagccttgtaaatccaagctggacagacaaaataaaattctcactttgtgcagtaatctacacctgacttttctggaCCCttttccataataatatgcattatatagcctaaatgtcgtctaaaattaccgtttatttgcaacatagtatagcaaactattacatgatcagaaacaaattagaaatgtctccgttttgaatgtcttgtgtagccagaaatttgtgacgtcaAAATGGGGTCACTGTCCAAAAAGGTTGCGAACTACCGTCCTAGTGTATAGTAACACTGTTTTTTCCGCATATGTTTGCTATAAATCCTCCCTGGTTGGTCCATTCTTATTCATCCTTTATTCTTTAATATGTCTACAACACTTTGTGAGCatgtgttttaaaaagtgctgtataaataaagttttactcATTTAGTTGCTatttaaaaaagtgttaaaaaaaaaaaagttcttcaaTTATGAGCAGTTAAATGTAACATCCTGTTCATAAACGCAACAGTTGACATTTATAACCATAAACATCACAGCAAAAAAAACTAATTTGGTTATTCGTGACTTGCTTACAAATCTGTACTTATATGTAGATGAACTATTTGACTACACTGCCAGAGCAAAAATAGCCAATTCAGGATTCTACATATttatgattaataataataataataataataatgatggattaaatttatatagcgcttttctgttaacgcatactcaaagcgtgtacttTGCAGGTCTAATGGGAAACAAAACTAATCTTATAATGTTAATAACTACCTCAGCAAAATGGTTAAAATATCTATACAATAAGCGTCTAATTGTGCATGTCTGAATATTGTATCGGTTTTCAGCTCGACcacatattacactgggttacaaaaaaatggtttttgcaagttgtctaggttttttcaactgaatcaggaccattttgcaccgctaaatccaaaaatgacatttgtttttctcaatcaggtcaggtttttttttgctaatttgattttgaaaaatttgatcttctcacaaaattgattacatttttgtgactttatcagttgattttttttatatagttctcacccaaaataggttttaagagaaaaaaaatcattttcacaagcacactttatgaaacttgtgacttgattcctgttaggtacaatggtatattcaccgcagatgtagcagaatacatcaggcttatttttgcaagatcttctagtcgaagccatttcattcacctgtaatattaaaaaaactattaatcataaattggtaaaagtaaaatcttcagaactcgtttattgcaagaaatatgaaagaattttgtatcatatgatgtgaaaatgcccataaatgtaagcaaaaatgttaaaaaagccaatatgtagcatagttcagaaagttgacctgattgagcaaaattaatgtgatttttggattcagcacaccaaaattatcctaaatcagctcaaaaaacttgaacaataaatttgttgttgaccagtgttatttaaatgcatttattcgtagttgtgTTCAGTAGTCCTGTagttgtgcactgatttatttatgtttgacacattgcactttggatgtgggctgatgtctgtggtaagctgcaaatgaataagggataaataaagttttctgaatctgaatctatctCTTATaacggggaaatttttcaaagtcgcaccaaatccagaatgagatctggatccaaataatttcactaacttttgttgacatcatcataaagaagctgcattACAAGTTTTaagtcaattaattaattaatgtgatttttggattccgcacaccaaaattatcctaaatcagctcaaaaaacttcaacaataaatttgctgttgaccagtgttatttttaaaTACCTCCTCTGAATCCCAGCTCTCGAACCAAACCAAACTACTGCTTATTGATGCACAACCCCATACTTTCTCAATAATATCTGTTCCTTGTATAGGAGAGAATCTGAGGTGGAGGGCTGAGGGCTGAGGTAGATGTGGGTGTATGCAACTCTGCAAAGTCTGGGCAAAAGGCCCAGTGTTTGGCCACATTTGTAGCCGCCTCTACATGTGAAAGCCTTTAGGGCACATCAGGAGCCCCAGTATTTAGAAGAAAGAAAAATAGGTCTCTCACTGTTGAAGTATCTAagctataaacacacacacacacccttcctAAACCTCGGTGATGTCAACAGCAGAGCAGTGTAGTAGTTGTACCTCCTGGACTGACAGCGGCAGTGATATCTGGCAGACCATCACATGATTATGTCAGCGGTGACTGATGGGAGCTCTGCATCAAGGCCCAGACTGTGTCCAGCTCAGACAGGCAGGAAGGCCCACTCTCCAGCTACATGTGAATAACTTACATACATTAAAAGACATGGCAGAGAAATTGCCAGTGAGCAGAGGTCAGAATGGCTAAACGTGCAAGTTCAACTGCTTCAAACAGCAGGGACGTGTTGCTGCAAGTGCTTTTAAAACATGACAACTCCAAGGTCACAGTGACGCGTTACCGTTGTAGTCATTTGGTCTAGATTTTTGCActaatttctgttgtttttggagTCATCTAGTTTgagaattttcattttttgtatttGCTTGTCAAAATCCTCAAAAACACTTAAAATGACAAGAACTGAAACCCAAATGTAGACCTTACATAAgccacatgtttgtttgttttttatatgtggctcttaatgatttttttttttttttaccccaaattATTGGCTTTTAAACACCCACTAACATGCAAAGTATGGATTTTTCCAAGGGTTAAAATATATACACCGTTTACTCCTGACAGAGTAAAGTTGGGGATAACTACAGTGCATTTCTGTTTTAGAAAATTCATTgcattttgtgtctttatgggacATGTTGAAAATAcgaaaaaaatatagaatatgcTGCACTTATCCTTTTAGATTCTGATTTTTTCAAGATGTTTTATGAACTAATACTCTTAAAAACTcattaaacactgcaaaaatcaaaatcttactaagtgtatttttctcatttctagacaaaatatctcatcacacttaaaataagacaaactcacctaaagagtaacttttcagtgagatataagaacttatttttagacaatagatcctgaaaatcttatttcaagaaatcttaccatgatcattttcacttgttccattggcagatttttttttttttttgcttgaattaagcaaaaaaaatcttgaattaagcaagaaaaaaaaaattgctacaagtggaaaattatcttggtaagatttcttgaaataagattttcaagatctattgtctaaaaataagttcttatatctcatttacaagttactctttaggtgattatgtcttattttaagtgtgatgagatattttgactagaaatgagaaaaatacacttggtaagatttagatttttgctgtgAAAGCACCCAATTATTCAGCAATAACAGTGTGCTACGCGTTATGTGTATTTAAAACTATGCAGCTGACACATTGTGTTTTTCATAACTATATcagtcatgtttttgttttttttttttacaaaatgcatGGATTTTTCATAAGGAACAGCAGCTACATTTATCTGCGAACAAAAATCAATCCAGACAAAAAAGTTATTTTCTTTACAACTTGTATTCAGATTTAAGAGACTTTTTAACCAATTAATAAATAACCTTGTCACTTCTTGTTCAAAAGTTCATTGTGAGATGATATTTACatcataaattaaataaaagaaccTGTAGACATACAACATACTATATTCTTGGGTAAGTTTTGTAGGCTGAGAACAAACCAAATACATGCAGTTTTCTTTGATAACTGCATGTGATGGTGGGCTGAAGGGCATATTTATGCATATGCTTATATGTTGGCTGGATGTTAATAAGGTAAAAACAGGAGAAATCTTTCTctgatatgtaaataatattgtcTTGACCACAGCATTAAGTTGATTATACAGTCAGAGGGTTGAGAAATCGGTTGGTGTGAGGACATTTCACATACTGTATACTGTACATTCAACAGTCGCAACTTGACCAGCATTTTATACACTTTTACATATCAGAAGCATTTTTCCTTTCTGTTTTTacatttgcgtttttttttttttcaatctaatATCGGTGTAAACCAAACACCATAACTATTTTTAATGTCACCAGTAAAGATTCTACTCGGACAGAAAATTGACACATACAGAAAACAGCCCACTGACAAATAAATACCAGAAAACATTGACATCTTACAAGAGTGAAATGCTTTGCCTTTCCCATGTTGCACTTCGTGTGTCAAACATTATGCTCGGTGCAATGGAGTTTTCAGGTGAAGGGGCAATGGAACAACACATTTTCTTACCGGCTTTGGAAATCATGTCCAAGACAGATTAACTCACACAGCCAATGGTGCATGAAATGATTGGGACAGAAACTCTAGCTTGATGTTTAACTAAACTCCAAACTCGAGTTGCCTTTTCCAGGCAGGGGAATTGAGTTCACTGCCATTAAAATAACACTATAATCCTATGTAATGGAGCAAACATCTGTCCTGTGGCAGGTGACGTATTAAACATCAGTTCGTCAACACTTGTTCGGTTCTCTAAAAATGCGGTTCATTGATTAAGAACAGGCCTGAACACAAATTATACTGAACGCACCACAAAGAATCCATCAACTCAGTGCAGACACCCcttcgtttttcttttttcacgttctagttttttttttttttcctcaagcacCTGATCAGTGTTGATTGTGCATACATCAACACCATACTATAACATCCCCAATTAGAGAACAGGACCTATCTGCACCAGATACGGTCAGCTCCCGTTAGTTATGATAACTGAGGTGGCTTTATGTGCCTGCATCTGCTCAGCCTGCATCCTAACATGGGACGCCACATCGTACTGGACCCCCCCACAGGCTAAACTTGAGTAACTCCGCAGGTTCTCTGAGTCATAAAGGTGCTCCAGTGAGTACCCAGTCAAAGCATAAGCCGCTTGCCTGTCCAGTGGCTGCCTCTCCTGGGCTGGATAGAGCAACGGGCTGCCCTGTGGTTGTGAAGGGTGGGGCGACAGATCGGTCTGCAAGTAGTCTTTGGTGAGGGACAGACCTGACCTGGGGATCCCATCAGAACTGGGGCTGCTGAGACGAGACAGAGAAGCCGGGCTGGTTGTGTTTTCATCATTGTCATGGGAACCAATTCCTTTGACCCTGTCCTGGTGATGGAGGCGCTCAGAGGGGATGTCAATGCTAGGGGCTCCGGGGCCTCTGCACACCACGCTGGGCATGGTGAGCTGAGAGTGGTGGGCGAGGGAAGAGGAGAAGCATGGGCTGTGGGCCTTAGCCAGGCCTGAGATGTCCAGCGGAGTCTTGTGCTGCTGCAGCCGGCTTTCCTCTTCTTTGATCATTTGCTGCGTAGCACGGATCAAGGTCTCCATCTTACTGGGCTCGCGAGGACTAGCCCGGAAGTGGTCGCCATGGTAACGCTCGCCTGAGTCACTTGTGGACCCTCCGCCATCAGGTGAACTCACAACGCTGTCTTCATCCCAGTGACTCCGTCCTGTGGGAAAAGTTCAATGGACACATTACAAACCAGTGCATAAATTAGCATGCATTAAATGCTCAGCAAGTTGTGCctcagggggggtgggggtgggggggtcttaaCCGAAACAATCGTTTTGGGATTGTGTGAGTTTTCAACTGCAGATGTagatctacactacaaacaaaaagttaaggatatttcttttttttttgtcttttttttttggtaatttttgccatttgtaaataaaactgtctgctCATTAACAAGTAAAAagcgctgaaaaaaaaaagcccaaaaatgaaaaaatatccttaactttttgtttgtagtgtatctaATGAGATGTGAGCAGTGATCATGTTTACTGGCAAGGTAATGTTTTGAATCTTTATTCGCGTTACTGTTGTATATTGACAATGAGTCATTTTATTCTAATAAAATACATACAAGTAACATTAAACATTTGCTGGTGAGGTGATATGACAAGACTGGCAGAAAACCAATAAACAAGCAATTACAGTGAGGAAAAACTGCATGTTTTCTCTGTATATGAATACAGCTGGAAACGTGAAATAATGAAAGTATGCATATCATCAAATataatgttgacatttttagttattttatcaTGGAAATGGTGCATATTATAgcttttatatataattttatgcCTTTCTTTTATAATCCAGGTGAATCACTTTAAACATAATTCTTCCTTCTAATTGTTTTGAGAGATAGTTGTTAATAGTATGAATGGTTTGTGCAGTGCATGAAATTAGTCTTTAAATGCATATGGAATCATGGTGTGTCAGACTGAATGTCCTGGCACAAGCACCGTGGGGGTAGTTTCACTGTTTTAGGATGTGAAATGTGAAATAACTTGGCTTTCAATTGCAGGCAATTTTTGAACAGATGGTAGCAATCAGCACACTGGCAAGAGCTGGCGTAAACAACTTAGCATGTCCCGTAATAACATTTGGAAAACAGCTACCAGGAGAAGCTAGGCCAGAGCTATTTTCAGAGACAGATGGTTGCGGTCTCAACCCTAACACCTCACCGTGAATGGCTCCATGGTAGGATGTGATTTCGTAGCCCTCGCTGTTCTCCACAGAGGTTTTTGGCAGCGAGAGCACGGAGCGTGTGGCGTCCCACCACATCTCTCTTCCTGACTGGGGGGTGCCCAGGAAGTAGCGCCCGCTGTGGCATCGCACACGGTCACAGGTGGTGGTGTGAGGATGCACTTGAGCATGGGCGAGATCCTCTTCTGACAGGCCCAGGCCGTAGCACAAGGAGCCCGAGTCGGAATACAGTCTGTAGGCGCATGATGCCTCTGCTGCATCACCAGGATCCAGCAGCTGAGGAGAGGCAGAGTCTGTCAGCGGGCTCCCTCCCCATTGGCTGTCCTGGTCAGACTCCGAACGCTCTGGATTGAAAGCTGAGAACTGCTGGAAGAAAAGAAATCACAGCTGTAAGCATTTGTGATATGAACCTCTTTCTAAAAAATTAACAATCCATCTGCCACAATAAAAGGCTGTCATTGTATATTTTTGCAAACCACAAATATGTGTAACGTCAGTTATTAAAGGATCAAGTTTATCACAAACGAGAACGGGGTTTAGTCTGTACGAGGATGTGTACAATCCACAAATTTACCACCAAAGATGAGATTTCAGGGGTTTCATCCTGACTCCAAGACGTTTTTGGATTGGAAAGATACTAAGGAAAAGAGCATTTAGGcactttttaatcacatttttgaactagaaaagtactcagagagcgcagatcaCCCCCACACcccatcaccacctaaatttaatcatttgttccttgtgccagtatcaacattccctgaaaatttcatcaaaatctgacccctcccccaatcatcaccaaaatttaatcatttattccttgtgccagtatcaacattccctgaaaatttcattcaaatccgtccataactttttgagttatcgtgctaacaaacaaaaaagcccCCCTCCCCAGATcacgaccaaaatttaatcatttattcctcctgccagtatcagcatttcctgaaaatttcatccaaatctgtccataactttttgagttatcttgctaacagacagacagacagacagacaaacccagatgaaaacataacctccaccgtttcacttggcagaggtaataatccttgatatttttctgtaattGGAACCCTGTATCTAATCTAATAATGCATCTTAATAAGGCATTTGTTTTGTAGAAACGGTACACAAAAAGAGCTATGAGCGATTAAAACACTTGATAAACACACATTTTCCACATGTATGGAATAAAATAgaatgcttttattgtcattatacatatgtacaacgaaattaaaagcgacaactctcttgtggtgtgtagtgcaaaacagtttagaagaaaaaaaaaaaagcgtaaatatatatatatacagaataaaaacaagcatgtcaaacAACCAAGAAACGGTAgagataagtatatattgcactttgaccctgtaTATATTATGCAGTTTATTATATTGGTCTGAATTGTTGATGATACATATCCCTGGTTTGCaataacacacaatgacaacatatttATAGCATCTATACTTGTGAATGGGTTGATCTTAAGCTTGTACACTGATGCTCCTCCTGATTTAGCTCAACAAAACAGGCTGTTTATTACCTGTGGGTAGGGTGACACTCTG
It contains:
- the LOC115415298 gene encoding single-minded homolog 1-like, whose amino-acid sequence is MKEKSKTAARTRREKENSEFYELAKMLPLPSAITSQLDKASIIRLTTSYLKMRIVFPQGLGEAWGHASRTRSLDNIGRELGSHLLQTLDGFIFVVAPDGKIMYISETASVHLGLSQVELTGNSIYEYVHPADHDEMTAVLTPHQPYHSHFVQEYEMERSFFLRMKCVLAKRNAGLTSGGYKVIHCSGYLKIRQYSLDMSPFEGCYQNVGLVAVGHSLPPSAVTEIKLHSNMFMFRASLDMKLIFLDSRVAELTGYEPQDLIEKTLYHHVHSCDIFHLRCAHHLLLVKGQVTTKYYRFLAKHGGWVWVQSYATIVHNSRSSRPHCIVSVNYVLTDTEYKGMQLSLDQMSPSKPAFPYADSHSEDRKSTKSRLSQAKAKARVSPYPQQFSAFNPERSESDQDSQWGGSPLTDSASPQLLDPGDAAEASCAYRLYSDSGSLCYGLGLSEEDLAHAQVHPHTTTCDRVRCHSGRYFLGTPQSGREMWWDATRSVLSLPKTSVENSEGYEITSYHGAIHGRSHWDEDSVVSSPDGGGSTSDSGERYHGDHFRASPREPSKMETLIRATQQMIKEEESRLQQHKTPLDISGLAKAHSPCFSSSLAHHSQLTMPSVVCRGPGAPSIDIPSERLHHQDRVKGIGSHDNDENTTSPASLSRLSSPSSDGIPRSGLSLTKDYLQTDLSPHPSQPQGSPLLYPAQERQPLDRQAAYALTGYSLEHLYDSENLRSYSSLACGGVQYDVASHVRMQAEQMQAHKATSVIITNGS